From Denitrovibrio acetiphilus DSM 12809, the proteins below share one genomic window:
- a CDS encoding YceD family protein produces the protein MKLSFKELSLEPASFNGVYSFEDGDFKVGVTGYQADFVPTDAGLYVDIRFDYEFTAPCDRCLEPAKGFGSGRSGIQLSLQPEEVKDETELGDDDMGIVYIEGDEINLEELVRQEVIYDLPVRMVCGDDCKGLCPQCGINLNISKCKCDIITDPRWTVLKDIKKD, from the coding sequence GTGAAACTCTCATTTAAGGAACTGTCGCTAGAACCTGCGTCTTTTAACGGGGTATACAGCTTTGAAGACGGCGATTTTAAAGTTGGCGTTACAGGGTATCAGGCGGACTTCGTGCCGACAGATGCCGGACTTTATGTTGATATCCGGTTTGATTATGAGTTTACTGCGCCGTGCGACAGGTGCCTTGAGCCTGCAAAAGGGTTCGGCTCCGGCAGATCAGGCATACAGCTTTCCCTTCAGCCGGAGGAAGTAAAGGACGAAACAGAGCTCGGTGATGATGATATGGGAATCGTCTATATCGAAGGCGACGAAATCAACCTTGAGGAGCTTGTCAGGCAGGAAGTGATTTATGATCTCCCTGTGAGAATGGTGTGCGGTGATGACTGCAAGGGGCTTTGCCCTCAATGCGGTATAAACCTCAATATCAGTAAATGTAAATGTGATATTATAACTGATCCGAGATGGACAGTTTTGAAAGATATAAAGAAAGACTAG
- the rpmF gene encoding 50S ribosomal protein L32: MGVPKNKTSRHKKGSRRSHHHATTMAYSKCSNCGELKLNHRVCPDCGHYNKKQVIATDEL; the protein is encoded by the coding sequence ATGGGTGTACCAAAGAATAAGACATCAAGACACAAAAAAGGCAGCAGAAGAAGCCACCACCACGCTACAACTATGGCATACAGCAAATGTTCAAACTGCGGTGAGCTTAAGCTTAACCACAGAGTATGTCCTGATTGTGGTCATTACAACAAAAAGCAGGTCATCGCTACTGACGAGCTTTAA
- the plsX gene encoding phosphate acyltransferase PlsX: MKVVVDAMGGDNAPREIVKGAVAAVKQYGMQVILVGDEQEIRRELESCGGDKLKKIEVVHAEEKVEMDDSPSQILRTKRNSSIHQGLRLVKQGDGAAFFSAGNTGAVMACAKMILKTLPGIDRPAIAAVMPTVKGATVMCDVGANVDCKIENYVQFAIMASAYASLIMHKEKPSVGLMSVGEEDVKGNDITKNVFKFLSELGKSGVIDFYGNVEGKDVFKGTSDVIVVDGFAGNVALKVSESAGWYVSQMLKEELRSSLLTKIGAILLIPALKRIKKRADHSEYGGAPLLGVNGVCIIGHGSANETAVKYSVKMAHDLAVKHLNGLIAESIAESVKVLNVDKEDSFWNNIVEKFKRKTI, from the coding sequence ATGAAGGTCGTCGTTGATGCAATGGGAGGGGACAACGCTCCCCGTGAGATCGTTAAAGGTGCAGTAGCTGCTGTTAAGCAATACGGCATGCAGGTCATATTGGTTGGCGACGAGCAGGAAATCAGGCGGGAGCTTGAATCCTGTGGCGGGGACAAGCTTAAGAAGATAGAAGTTGTCCATGCTGAAGAAAAAGTCGAGATGGATGATAGTCCTTCTCAGATACTTCGTACTAAAAGAAATTCCTCTATACATCAGGGTCTGCGTCTTGTTAAACAGGGTGACGGCGCTGCATTTTTCAGTGCCGGTAATACCGGTGCGGTCATGGCATGCGCAAAGATGATTCTGAAAACATTGCCGGGGATAGACAGACCGGCAATTGCTGCTGTTATGCCTACAGTTAAAGGCGCAACAGTAATGTGTGATGTAGGGGCAAATGTCGACTGCAAAATAGAAAACTATGTCCAGTTTGCTATCATGGCCAGTGCCTATGCGTCACTTATTATGCATAAGGAAAAGCCTTCTGTGGGACTTATGTCCGTTGGGGAAGAAGATGTTAAAGGTAACGATATTACCAAAAACGTTTTCAAATTTCTCTCGGAATTGGGCAAATCAGGTGTGATCGATTTTTACGGTAACGTTGAAGGTAAAGATGTGTTCAAAGGCACATCGGATGTTATCGTTGTGGACGGTTTTGCCGGCAATGTCGCTCTGAAAGTTTCAGAGTCTGCCGGCTGGTATGTTTCTCAAATGCTGAAAGAGGAGCTTCGCTCTTCGTTACTTACTAAAATCGGCGCCATACTGTTAATCCCTGCTCTTAAAAGAATAAAAAAACGTGCGGACCACTCGGAATATGGCGGAGCACCTCTGTTGGGTGTTAACGGAGTTTGCATCATAGGGCATGGGAGTGCAAACGAAACTGCTGTTAAATACAGTGTAAAAATGGCACATGATCTTGCTGTAAAACACCTGAACGGGCTTATTGCGGAGAGTATCGCAGAGTCTGTTAAAGTATTAAACGTTGACAAAGAAGACTCTTTCTGGAACAATATCGTCGAAAAATTTAAGAGGAAAACTATTTAA
- a CDS encoding beta-ketoacyl-ACP synthase III has protein sequence MNIFSRIIGTGSYFPEKIMTNKDFEKFLDTSDEWIKTRTGMKERRVAGAGEYTSDMGAKAALAAIEMAGINPEELDGIIVATFTPDTTMPSTACRIQHKIKAGNGFAFDLSAACSGFLYACSLANGLIKSGSAKKILIVGAENLTASLDWRDRGTCILFGDGAGAVVLSADAEPGIHSVHTYADGQYGELLKQDNIGTKFLRDLKDEPIEDNMIKMKGNDIFKIAVRAMADAAKEAADAAGFAPEDIDWVIPHQANMRIIDAVAKRLGVSMDNVVINIEQYANTSAATIPTALDQYVREGKIKKGDNVVSAAFGGGLTWGSMSFTF, from the coding sequence ATGAACATATTTTCCAGAATTATCGGAACCGGATCTTACTTCCCTGAAAAAATCATGACAAATAAAGATTTCGAAAAATTCCTTGATACAAGTGACGAATGGATCAAAACAAGGACAGGGATGAAGGAGCGCCGTGTTGCAGGTGCTGGGGAATATACAAGCGACATGGGAGCCAAGGCTGCACTTGCTGCTATAGAAATGGCGGGAATAAATCCGGAGGAGCTTGACGGCATTATTGTTGCCACTTTCACACCGGATACTACGATGCCATCCACTGCATGCCGTATTCAGCATAAGATCAAAGCAGGAAATGGTTTTGCTTTTGACCTTTCTGCTGCGTGCTCAGGTTTCTTATACGCGTGTAGTCTAGCAAATGGGCTTATCAAGTCCGGCTCTGCAAAAAAGATACTTATAGTCGGTGCTGAAAATCTTACCGCAAGCCTTGACTGGCGGGACAGGGGAACCTGTATCCTTTTCGGGGACGGAGCAGGAGCAGTTGTGCTTTCCGCTGATGCTGAACCGGGGATACATAGTGTACATACATATGCTGACGGTCAGTACGGCGAACTTCTTAAACAGGACAACATCGGAACTAAGTTTCTGCGTGACCTGAAAGATGAACCTATCGAAGACAATATGATAAAGATGAAAGGGAATGATATCTTCAAAATAGCTGTGCGTGCCATGGCTGACGCCGCAAAAGAAGCTGCCGATGCAGCAGGGTTTGCCCCTGAGGATATCGACTGGGTCATTCCGCATCAGGCGAATATGAGGATAATCGACGCTGTCGCTAAGAGACTGGGTGTTTCTATGGACAATGTTGTTATAAATATAGAGCAGTATGCTAACACGTCTGCTGCAACAATACCCACAGCTCTTGACCAATACGTCAGAGAGGGTAAGATAAAGAAAGGTGATAATGTTGTGTCTGCTGCTTTCGGCGGCGGACTGACATGGGGTTCTATGTCGTTTACATTCTAA
- the fabD gene encoding ACP S-malonyltransferase, with protein MGKTAVVFPGQGAQFVGMGKDFYEKHESVKQIFDKADESLGYGLTEIMFDGPEDDLKLTSNTQPALLTMSIAIWDILKSRVHADFFAGHSLGEYSAVVAAGGLSFEEGVKAVHNRGRFMQSAVPVGVGAMAAVMGAADEDIVAVCKEVSGDRICEPANFNCPGQVVVAGHTEAVEEFCVKIKEKGAKRAMLLPVSAPFHCSLMKPARQDMAAYLKNETIIKNLSTPVYNNVDAKVEHTGEEVYDALCRQVDGAVMWTELIRNMINDGVDRFIEVGAGKVLSGLIKKIDKTVAIENISTASDLEKGE; from the coding sequence ATGGGTAAAACAGCAGTTGTCTTTCCTGGGCAGGGAGCTCAGTTTGTCGGAATGGGGAAAGACTTTTACGAAAAACACGAAAGTGTTAAGCAGATATTTGATAAAGCTGATGAAAGCCTTGGCTATGGTCTGACAGAAATTATGTTTGACGGGCCGGAGGATGACCTTAAACTTACATCTAACACTCAGCCGGCACTGCTCACTATGAGCATAGCTATTTGGGATATTCTGAAAAGCAGAGTCCATGCTGACTTTTTCGCAGGTCACTCACTAGGCGAGTATTCTGCTGTGGTTGCTGCCGGCGGACTCAGTTTCGAAGAGGGTGTTAAAGCCGTGCATAACAGAGGCAGGTTTATGCAGTCTGCTGTCCCTGTGGGCGTTGGTGCTATGGCTGCTGTCATGGGTGCTGCTGACGAAGATATTGTGGCTGTCTGTAAAGAGGTCAGCGGTGACAGGATTTGCGAACCTGCGAATTTTAACTGTCCGGGGCAGGTTGTGGTTGCAGGACATACTGAGGCGGTAGAAGAGTTTTGCGTGAAGATAAAAGAGAAGGGTGCAAAGAGAGCAATGCTGCTCCCTGTCAGTGCTCCTTTTCACTGTTCACTCATGAAACCAGCCAGACAGGATATGGCAGCTTATCTTAAAAACGAAACAATTATAAAGAATCTTTCAACACCTGTGTATAATAACGTCGACGCAAAGGTTGAACATACCGGAGAAGAGGTTTATGATGCTCTCTGCCGTCAGGTGGACGGTGCCGTTATGTGGACAGAGCTTATCAGAAATATGATAAATGATGGTGTTGACAGATTTATAGAGGTTGGAGCCGGAAAAGTTCTCTCCGGGCTGATTAAAAAAATAGACAAGACGGTTGCTATAGAAAATATTTCTACCGCTTCTGATCTTGAGAAAGGGGAATAA
- the fabG gene encoding 3-oxoacyl-[acyl-carrier-protein] reductase yields MLKGRIALVTGASSGIGKVIAMKLAALGAKVAVNYIDIANIKDDAESVVAEIKAAGGEAAAFAADVSSEESVSAMIKEINESLGAVDILVNNAGITQDTLIMRMKVEQWEKVLDVNLKGAFICTKSVLKGMMKSRYGKIVNIASVVGFSGNAGQANYSASKAGLVGLTKTSAQELAGRGIRVNAVAPGFIKTAMTEVLPENVIEAMQAKIALGTLGEAEDVANAVVFLASPESDYITGNTIHVNGGMYM; encoded by the coding sequence ATGCTTAAAGGAAGAATCGCTCTTGTTACCGGTGCTTCAAGCGGTATCGGAAAAGTAATAGCTATGAAACTTGCTGCACTTGGCGCAAAAGTTGCAGTTAATTATATCGACATTGCAAACATAAAAGATGACGCTGAATCTGTTGTGGCAGAGATAAAGGCTGCCGGCGGAGAGGCGGCCGCATTCGCTGCGGATGTTTCCAGCGAGGAATCCGTTAGCGCAATGATAAAAGAGATCAACGAATCTCTGGGGGCTGTTGATATTCTTGTAAATAATGCAGGGATCACTCAGGATACGCTTATTATGAGAATGAAAGTGGAGCAGTGGGAAAAAGTGCTTGATGTTAACCTTAAAGGTGCTTTTATCTGTACAAAATCAGTTCTGAAAGGCATGATGAAAAGCAGATATGGAAAGATAGTTAATATCGCTTCCGTTGTGGGCTTTTCCGGTAATGCAGGTCAGGCAAACTATTCTGCAAGTAAAGCAGGTCTTGTGGGGCTCACAAAAACGAGTGCTCAGGAACTTGCCGGCAGAGGGATAAGAGTAAATGCTGTCGCTCCCGGTTTTATAAAAACAGCAATGACTGAGGTTCTCCCTGAAAATGTGATAGAGGCTATGCAGGCAAAAATAGCTCTCGGCACACTAGGCGAGGCTGAAGATGTTGCAAATGCTGTAGTTTTTCTGGCAAGCCCGGAATCAGACTATATCACTGGTAATACTATTCATGTCAATGGCGGAATGTATATGTGA
- a CDS encoding acyl carrier protein, producing MADIAAKVKEIIVEQLNVDADAVVEDASFIDDLDADSLDTVELIMAFEEEFGLEIPDEEAEKIKTVGDAIKHIESAAE from the coding sequence ATGGCAGATATCGCAGCTAAAGTAAAAGAAATAATTGTAGAGCAACTTAACGTGGATGCAGATGCAGTAGTTGAAGACGCATCTTTCATAGACGACCTTGATGCAGATTCTCTTGACACAGTAGAACTTATCATGGCTTTTGAAGAAGAGTTCGGTCTTGAGATTCCTGATGAGGAAGCTGAGAAAATTAAAACTGTCGGCGATGCTATTAAACACATCGAATCCGCAGCTGAATAA
- the fabF gene encoding beta-ketoacyl-ACP synthase II, protein MKKRVVVTGYGLITPIGIGNEENWNSLVNGITGIDYIPADRLDTENLPVKFAGMIKDLDVSKYVDPKSVKRHERFVTYAIVASQMALNMAEFDAEKFDLDRCGTCVGSGIGGFQAIEETTRAYDAKGVKKISPFFIPTSIINMASGGVSIQFGFKGPNLSIVTACTTGTHSVGEAARIIQRGDADVMLAGGTESSITALAIGGFSNMRALSKRNDDPKAASRPFDKDRDGFVMGEGCGIMLLESLEHAQARGAKIYGEFAGYGSSADAYHMTAPDETGDGAKRSMRAAIKDAGIELSEVDYINAHGTSTPFNDRGESIAISEVFGEHADKLKISSTKSMTGHLLGAAGSVEGIYCCMAIEKGIVPPTINLDNQDPDCPLDYVPNKAQKLDVKYALSNSFGFGGTNGTLIFKRYE, encoded by the coding sequence GTGAAGAAAAGAGTAGTTGTAACAGGCTATGGTCTTATCACGCCTATCGGGATTGGTAACGAGGAGAACTGGAATTCTCTTGTGAACGGTATAACAGGTATCGACTATATCCCTGCCGATAGGCTTGATACAGAAAACCTGCCAGTAAAATTCGCCGGTATGATAAAAGATCTTGATGTATCTAAATACGTCGATCCGAAATCAGTCAAAAGGCATGAAAGATTTGTTACATACGCTATTGTGGCATCTCAGATGGCTCTTAATATGGCAGAGTTCGATGCGGAAAAGTTTGACCTGGACAGATGCGGTACATGTGTTGGTTCAGGTATTGGCGGTTTTCAGGCAATCGAAGAAACAACAAGAGCTTATGATGCAAAAGGTGTAAAAAAGATTTCTCCTTTCTTCATTCCTACTTCCATCATAAACATGGCAAGCGGTGGTGTTTCTATACAGTTTGGATTCAAAGGTCCGAACCTTTCTATTGTAACTGCATGCACAACAGGTACGCATTCTGTCGGTGAAGCAGCAAGGATAATCCAGCGCGGCGACGCAGATGTTATGCTTGCGGGCGGTACAGAAAGCTCGATAACAGCTCTTGCTATCGGCGGGTTCTCAAATATGAGAGCATTGTCAAAAAGAAATGATGATCCAAAAGCTGCGTCCAGACCTTTCGACAAAGACCGTGATGGCTTTGTCATGGGTGAAGGCTGCGGTATTATGCTTCTTGAATCTCTTGAGCACGCTCAGGCGCGGGGAGCAAAGATATACGGTGAATTTGCAGGCTACGGCTCTTCTGCTGACGCTTACCATATGACAGCTCCTGACGAAACCGGCGACGGGGCGAAAAGGTCTATGAGAGCGGCTATTAAAGATGCAGGCATAGAGCTTAGCGAGGTCGACTACATAAATGCACACGGGACATCCACACCTTTTAATGATAGAGGTGAATCTATTGCTATTTCAGAAGTTTTTGGTGAACATGCTGATAAACTTAAAATCAGTTCCACAAAATCTATGACAGGTCACCTGCTCGGTGCTGCTGGTAGTGTGGAAGGGATTTACTGCTGTATGGCAATAGAAAAGGGCATTGTTCCGCCAACTATAAACCTTGATAATCAAGACCCTGACTGCCCTCTGGACTATGTCCCGAATAAAGCTCAGAAGCTTGATGTAAAATATGCTTTAAGCAACTCTTTTGGTTTCGGCGGTACAAACGGGACACTTATATTTAAAAGATATGAGTAA
- the rnc gene encoding ribonuclease III, with translation MSNSVSSVDIDSLEGRLGYHFSDKSIVLEALTHRSYAHEKKNKQNYERLEFLGDAVLQLIVTEYLLDRYKDYDEGLLSKLRGYFVSEGFLSRIAIELKLGEHILLGKGEKASGGKYKESLLCDIFESVVAAIYLDGGYGFARDIIIRHFGSRIDEDISNSSFVDAKSELQKISQRKFGTLPDYTVLDEKGPEHDKIFVVRVDVETLVSEQGIGKTKKSAEKDAAKNALRKLGNEK, from the coding sequence ATGAGTAACAGCGTATCTAGCGTCGACATTGATTCTCTGGAAGGACGGTTAGGTTACCACTTTTCAGATAAGTCGATAGTGCTTGAGGCCCTTACCCACAGGTCATATGCCCACGAAAAGAAAAACAAGCAGAACTATGAAAGGCTGGAGTTCCTCGGTGATGCCGTACTCCAGCTTATTGTTACCGAGTATCTACTGGACAGGTATAAAGACTATGATGAAGGTTTGCTTTCGAAGCTTCGCGGCTATTTTGTCAGCGAGGGTTTTCTCAGCAGGATAGCCATAGAGCTGAAACTTGGTGAGCACATCCTTCTTGGTAAAGGTGAAAAAGCCTCCGGCGGTAAATATAAGGAATCTCTGCTGTGTGATATTTTCGAATCAGTTGTGGCGGCCATTTATCTGGACGGCGGTTACGGCTTTGCAAGAGATATCATTATAAGACATTTCGGCTCACGCATAGACGAGGACATATCTAACAGCTCTTTTGTGGATGCTAAGAGTGAATTGCAGAAGATTTCTCAGCGTAAATTCGGCACTCTGCCTGATTACACTGTTCTTGACGAGAAAGGTCCTGAGCACGATAAGATATTTGTTGTTCGTGTGGATGTTGAAACTCTTGTCAGCGAGCAGGGGATAGGCAAAACCAAAAAGAGCGCAGAAAAAGATGCAGCAAAGAACGCTCTTAGAAAACTTGGTAATGAAAAATAG
- a CDS encoding radical SAM protein — protein MKNRILPVFITFAGCTSRCVYCNQHRITGVRPSNVISSARQQISECLSMDAKWTELAFYGGSFSCLPDGIRSELYKLAKETGINTLRFSTSPDCINQKILDESVRNGVKTIELGVQSLDDTVLKANKRPYLASECEAAFAHVKTAVEHAGIQLMTGLYKEDFNSFAKTVDRAVMMRADYARIYPTVVIEETELADLWRTGEYVPLTLADAVARCAYGFILLSASGCDVIRVGLHDSLSVRESALAGAYHPAMGDMVKTVVVQTFINTMGEICVDQRYLNVAYGYGGYLKKLYRENVFIKEGVKPDFKDMSKEIVRVLSEDYKRKLQEQTACYAERLVDSTNNR, from the coding sequence ATGAAAAATAGGATACTCCCTGTTTTTATAACTTTCGCCGGGTGCACATCCAGATGCGTTTACTGCAACCAACACAGAATTACCGGAGTGCGTCCATCGAATGTAATAAGCTCTGCCAGACAGCAGATCAGCGAATGTTTGTCTATGGATGCGAAATGGACTGAACTTGCCTTTTACGGAGGAAGTTTTAGCTGCCTGCCTGATGGTATTCGTTCGGAACTGTATAAACTTGCAAAAGAAACCGGCATCAATACTTTAAGGTTTTCCACCTCTCCTGACTGTATAAATCAGAAAATATTAGACGAAAGTGTTCGAAATGGAGTAAAAACCATTGAGCTGGGAGTGCAGTCTCTGGACGATACTGTACTGAAAGCCAACAAAAGACCATACCTTGCATCAGAATGCGAAGCAGCATTTGCACATGTTAAGACTGCTGTTGAGCATGCAGGGATACAGCTTATGACCGGGCTTTATAAAGAAGATTTTAATTCTTTTGCAAAAACTGTAGACAGGGCAGTTATGATGCGGGCTGATTATGCACGGATATATCCTACTGTTGTAATAGAGGAAACAGAGCTTGCTGATCTGTGGCGCACAGGGGAATATGTGCCTTTGACTCTTGCTGACGCTGTTGCCCGCTGTGCTTATGGATTTATACTGTTGTCTGCATCAGGGTGTGACGTAATCAGAGTGGGACTCCATGACAGTCTTTCAGTAAGGGAATCTGCCCTCGCCGGAGCGTACCATCCCGCAATGGGCGACATGGTGAAAACAGTTGTTGTGCAAACCTTCATAAATACTATGGGTGAAATATGCGTTGACCAAAGATACCTCAATGTAGCATATGGTTATGGCGGCTATCTGAAAAAGTTGTACAGAGAAAATGTGTTTATCAAAGAAGGTGTTAAACCGGATTTTAAAGATATGTCAAAAGAGATAGTGAGGGTGCTTAGTGAAGATTATAAGCGGAAGCTTCAAGAACAGACAGCTTGTTACGCCGAAAGACTCGTCGATTCGACCAACAACAGATAA
- the rsmD gene encoding 16S rRNA (guanine(966)-N(2))-methyltransferase RsmD gives MKIISGSFKNRQLVTPKDSSIRPTTDKAKNAIFSSLFDKVHGAKVLDLFCGTGAFGLEALSRGASHCTFIDIHTDLIKKNCQIADNGTYTVIKGRAEALVEKLRGEFDIIFIDPPYGDIEPLELIKKIKDNEILANEGILIYEESVRTPFSYPEEFELRSEKRYGDTKIYYLSVM, from the coding sequence GTGAAGATTATAAGCGGAAGCTTCAAGAACAGACAGCTTGTTACGCCGAAAGACTCGTCGATTCGACCAACAACAGATAAAGCAAAGAATGCAATATTTTCGTCGCTTTTTGATAAAGTGCATGGGGCAAAAGTGCTTGACCTTTTCTGCGGTACAGGAGCATTTGGGCTTGAAGCACTCAGCAGAGGAGCTTCGCACTGTACCTTCATAGACATTCATACGGATCTTATCAAAAAAAACTGTCAGATAGCAGACAACGGAACTTATACTGTCATCAAAGGAAGGGCAGAGGCTCTTGTGGAAAAGCTTCGCGGTGAATTTGATATCATATTTATTGATCCGCCTTATGGAGATATTGAGCCTTTGGAGCTTATAAAAAAGATAAAAGACAATGAAATCCTTGCAAACGAAGGAATTTTAATATATGAAGAGAGCGTAAGAACGCCGTTTAGCTACCCAGAAGAATTTGAGCTGCGAAGCGAAAAGAGATACGGCGATACAAAAATCTACTATCTTTCGGTGATGTAA
- the coaD gene encoding pantetheine-phosphate adenylyltransferase, translated as MIGLYPGTFDPLTNGHVDIAHRGAKLFDKLIVAISENPQKNTAFTLEDRVSMAQEVFCEIPNIEVVPFTCLLIKFMKKVNADVVVRGMRAVSDFEYEFQLALMNRKMSKDFETVFLMPNQDYIFLSSSMVREVAAHKGDVAGFVPECVNRQIVELYGAPTKYC; from the coding sequence ATGATAGGACTGTATCCCGGGACGTTCGACCCGCTCACAAACGGACACGTGGATATCGCCCACAGAGGCGCAAAACTTTTCGACAAGCTCATCGTTGCCATATCTGAAAATCCCCAGAAAAATACAGCATTTACACTTGAAGACAGAGTCTCTATGGCACAGGAAGTCTTTTGTGAAATCCCGAATATAGAGGTTGTGCCGTTTACATGCCTGTTGATTAAGTTCATGAAAAAAGTGAATGCTGATGTTGTTGTGCGCGGGATGCGTGCTGTCAGCGACTTTGAGTATGAATTTCAGCTTGCCCTTATGAACAGAAAGATGTCAAAAGACTTTGAAACTGTCTTTCTTATGCCGAATCAGGACTACATATTCCTTTCGTCCAGCATGGTGCGTGAGGTTGCAGCCCATAAAGGGGACGTTGCCGGCTTTGTGCCTGAGTGCGTGAACAGGCAGATAGTGGAACTTTACGGTGCTCCCACCAAATATTGCTGA